A genomic segment from Endomicrobiales bacterium encodes:
- a CDS encoding hemolysin family protein, whose product MEILLLVKIKLILFVLSILSIAYFAGAEIALTSTNALTFSALKNKHPRNKRWILLWEEHPNEILASILIGTNLSMVGAAVVGSSIALDLSAPGGLKLSYEVIAFIASIVVITITLFFGELIPKIASRYFPERVSLLVLPILGPMNRVVYPISRFLIRISEKLIWLFDRKKSHETPFIRPEELKVLLLNDETLPLSNPARNIISNIIDFRQTRISKIMVPRTEIQAVDLNQSAENVIEQIIEKGFSRIPVYRGSIDNIVGIIYSKDVILAWRDGTLFLLEDLLRPVYFVPSSAKIDHVLREFKKGHQHMAIVVDEFGSTVGLATIEDIVEEIVGEIWDESDDVRAKGIFSMPDNSYLIKATETLSKVNRELKLSLPSQEFATMSGWVLDLFGKIPHPGEKVIWGELEVEIIDADKRKVREIQIKKIENKNSKII is encoded by the coding sequence GTGGAAATACTGCTGTTAGTAAAAATTAAACTTATACTATTTGTTTTATCTATTTTATCCATTGCATACTTTGCAGGTGCTGAAATCGCGCTTACCAGCACGAACGCGCTTACTTTTTCCGCGCTTAAAAATAAACATCCTCGCAATAAACGCTGGATATTATTATGGGAAGAACACCCAAATGAAATACTTGCATCAATACTTATCGGTACAAACCTTTCTATGGTTGGGGCCGCGGTTGTGGGTTCATCCATTGCATTAGATTTAAGCGCCCCAGGTGGTTTAAAGCTGTCTTACGAAGTTATTGCTTTTATTGCATCTATAGTTGTTATTACTATCACACTATTTTTTGGTGAGCTTATACCTAAAATTGCAAGCCGTTACTTTCCCGAAAGAGTTTCACTTTTAGTGCTTCCGATTTTAGGCCCGATGAACCGCGTGGTGTACCCAATAAGCCGATTCCTCATTAGAATTTCTGAAAAGTTAATCTGGTTATTTGACAGAAAAAAATCGCACGAAACACCTTTTATCAGGCCTGAAGAGCTAAAAGTATTGTTGCTTAATGACGAAACATTACCGCTTTCAAACCCTGCAAGAAATATAATCAGCAATATTATAGATTTTCGCCAAACACGCATAAGTAAAATAATGGTTCCGCGTACAGAAATTCAAGCAGTAGATTTAAACCAAAGCGCAGAAAATGTAATTGAACAAATAATAGAAAAAGGTTTCTCGCGCATACCGGTTTATCGTGGTTCCATAGATAACATAGTTGGTATAATCTACAGCAAAGATGTAATACTTGCATGGCGCGACGGCACATTGTTTTTGCTTGAAGACCTTCTTAGGCCGGTGTATTTTGTGCCTTCATCTGCCAAAATTGACCATGTATTAAGAGAGTTTAAAAAAGGGCACCAGCATATGGCAATTGTGGTAGATGAGTTTGGCTCAACAGTCGGGCTTGCTACAATTGAAGATATTGTAGAAGAAATTGTAGGTGAAATTTGGGATGAGTCAGATGATGTGCGCGCAAAGGGCATTTTTTCTATGCCAGATAACTCTTACCTTATAAAAGCCACAGAAACCTTAAGTAAGGTAAATCGTGAGCTAAAACTCTCTTTGCCGTCGCAGGAGTTTGCCACAATGAGTGGGTGGGTGCTAGACCTATTTGGTAAAATTCCTCACCCGGGTGAGAAAGTTATCTGGGGCGAGTTGGAAGTAGAAATAATAGATGCCGATAAAAGAAAGGTGCGGGAAATACAAATAAAAAAAATAGAAAATAAAAACAGTAAAATAATTTAA
- a CDS encoding HDIG domain-containing protein, with protein sequence MFNKYFRTPLKKILSAFLHTLEKTESSQTLRGQEKSIWNKEINLPPALVAFLCILVFFIVLLFAVGFSFAKIAALVILLTLIVSFILFYLFADNRDFLADADGVMLLGFLFIVAALLMQLFKNWNASLATPIAGFAVLFGMLLSRRIALLSAALLSIVMGIINSFSMEYFLVSIFGSLAGIVFVDKIRSRNDITKLGIKIASVNIVAITAIHLFFLWPIHTYEMNCLWGALNGFASAIMVLAFLPYLESFFSKTTKIKLLELADFNHPLLRRLMLEAPGTYHHSLMVASIAEQAAEAIGANSLLARVGSYYHDIGKLAKPEYFIENANKSQNPHDSLSAAMSSLVIIAHIKDGFALAQKHKLDKVITDLIVQHHGTSLVRFFYHRALEQDEQANIENFRYKGIKPQTKVAAILMLADSVEAASRSLEDYSAGKLKDIVETIVNNKFTDGQFSQCPITLQDLHNISQSMLVSLSGIYHTRISYEKD encoded by the coding sequence ATGTTCAATAAATACTTTAGAACACCGCTTAAAAAAATTCTTAGTGCCTTTTTGCACACTCTTGAAAAAACTGAGAGCTCTCAAACACTGCGCGGTCAAGAAAAAAGTATTTGGAATAAAGAAATAAACCTACCTCCCGCACTTGTGGCATTTTTATGTATTCTTGTTTTCTTTATTGTGCTTTTATTTGCCGTTGGTTTTTCTTTTGCAAAAATAGCCGCGCTTGTTATACTGCTTACACTGATAGTTTCGTTTATTCTTTTTTATCTATTTGCAGACAATAGAGATTTTCTTGCTGACGCCGATGGGGTAATGCTGCTGGGTTTTTTGTTTATTGTGGCGGCACTTTTAATGCAGTTATTTAAAAATTGGAATGCCTCGCTTGCTACGCCAATTGCTGGTTTTGCTGTACTTTTTGGAATGTTACTTTCCAGGCGTATTGCATTGCTTTCTGCCGCGCTTTTAAGCATAGTTATGGGCATAATAAACTCTTTTAGCATGGAGTACTTTTTGGTGAGCATTTTCGGCTCGCTGGCAGGAATTGTTTTTGTTGATAAAATAAGATCAAGAAATGATATTACAAAGCTTGGTATAAAAATAGCTTCAGTAAATATTGTTGCCATAACAGCAATTCACCTGTTTTTTCTTTGGCCAATACACACTTACGAAATGAACTGTCTTTGGGGTGCTCTAAACGGTTTTGCTTCTGCAATAATGGTGCTTGCGTTCCTGCCGTATCTTGAGAGTTTTTTTTCAAAAACAACAAAGATAAAACTATTAGAGTTAGCTGATTTTAATCACCCACTTCTTCGTCGTTTAATGCTTGAGGCCCCCGGCACATATCATCACTCATTAATGGTTGCATCAATTGCGGAACAGGCGGCAGAGGCAATAGGGGCAAACTCGTTGCTTGCAAGGGTTGGTTCATATTATCACGATATAGGAAAACTCGCAAAGCCAGAGTACTTTATTGAAAATGCAAATAAATCGCAAAATCCGCACGACTCGCTAAGTGCTGCTATGTCAAGTCTGGTTATAATCGCACATATAAAAGACGGTTTTGCCCTTGCGCAAAAACACAAGCTTGATAAAGTTATAACTGACCTAATTGTGCAGCATCATGGTACATCGCTTGTTAGATTTTTTTATCACAGGGCACTTGAACAAGACGAGCAGGCAAACATAGAAAACTTTCGTTATAAGGGCATAAAACCTCAAACAAAAGTTGCTGCTATTTTAATGCTTGCCGACTCTGTTGAAGCCGCAAGCAGATCGCTTGAAGATTACTCAGCAGGGAAACTAAAAGATATTGTAGAAACCATAGTCAATAATAAATTTACCGATGGCCAATTTTCACAATGCCCGATAACTTTGCAAGACCTGCACAATATTTCGCAAAGTATGCTTGTATCGTTAAGCGGCATATACCACACAAGAATTTCTTATGAAAAAGATTAA
- the aspS gene encoding aspartate--tRNA ligase, with product MKRTHYCGNVVEKFISENVIVFGWVHSRRDHGGVIFIDLRDRTGVVQVVFGPDQKEIFANAEKIRSEFVLKVCGVVRQRPAGTINPNIPSGSVEIVCSELEVINTCPSLPFEISDYTETSEELRLKYRYLDLRRPAVQKNFILRHKITHAARNFLNENGFIEIETPMLTKSTPEGARDFLVPARQSPGMYFALPQSPQLYKQILMVSGFDRYYQVARCFRDEDLRADRQPEFTQIDLELSFADEKDIMKIIEGMLKVIFDVVGISITTPFPLMPYAHAMLRYGSDKPDIRFDMEIEDFTQDLANCGFKVFSSVVQSGGVVRGICFEGGAKASRSDIEELTKFVANFGARGLAWIKHTEAGYESSIVKFFTPDDLVRISNKFNSKPGSLWLFLADNQSIVAQGLGALRIKIAKENAMIPPGRFDFLWVTDFPLLEWDSEEKRWNAMHHPFTSPKEEDFALLDDTSKGADLRARAYDVVLNGVELGGGSIRIHRKEIQEKMFSLINTTPQQAKEKFGFLLDALSYGAPPHGGIALGLDRLCALIAGEESIREVIAFPKTQKGSCPLSGAPALVSEKQLKELGIKPVSIIKNNGS from the coding sequence TATTCGCCAATGCTGAAAAAATAAGAAGCGAGTTTGTTTTAAAAGTTTGTGGTGTTGTGCGCCAAAGGCCTGCTGGGACAATAAACCCAAACATACCAAGCGGTTCTGTTGAAATTGTCTGTAGTGAACTTGAAGTTATAAATACCTGCCCCTCTTTGCCGTTTGAAATATCAGATTATACCGAGACATCAGAAGAATTGCGCCTTAAATACCGTTACTTAGATCTAAGGCGGCCGGCTGTGCAAAAAAACTTTATTTTAAGACATAAAATTACCCATGCGGCAAGGAATTTTTTAAACGAGAATGGTTTTATAGAAATAGAAACTCCGATGTTAACCAAATCAACACCTGAAGGAGCGCGCGATTTTTTGGTGCCAGCCCGTCAAAGCCCGGGTATGTATTTTGCGCTACCTCAGTCGCCTCAATTGTATAAACAAATACTAATGGTTTCTGGTTTTGATAGATATTACCAGGTAGCTCGTTGTTTCCGCGATGAAGACCTTCGTGCTGACCGTCAGCCGGAGTTTACTCAAATAGATTTAGAGCTTTCTTTTGCAGATGAAAAAGATATTATGAAAATTATAGAGGGAATGCTAAAGGTAATTTTTGATGTTGTCGGTATTTCTATTACAACTCCATTTCCTTTAATGCCGTATGCGCACGCAATGCTTCGTTATGGCAGTGACAAGCCCGATATTCGTTTTGATATGGAAATAGAAGATTTTACTCAAGATTTAGCCAATTGTGGCTTTAAGGTTTTTTCTTCTGTTGTGCAAAGTGGCGGTGTGGTGCGTGGTATTTGTTTTGAAGGTGGCGCTAAAGCATCGCGTTCTGACATTGAAGAGCTAACAAAATTTGTTGCAAACTTTGGAGCCAGAGGGCTTGCCTGGATAAAACATACCGAGGCAGGTTATGAGTCAAGCATCGTAAAATTTTTTACTCCGGATGATTTAGTGAGAATATCAAATAAATTTAACTCAAAGCCGGGTTCTTTGTGGCTTTTCCTTGCGGACAATCAATCAATAGTTGCACAAGGGCTTGGGGCTTTGCGTATAAAAATTGCAAAAGAAAATGCAATGATACCTCCTGGGCGTTTTGATTTCTTGTGGGTAACCGATTTTCCGCTTCTAGAATGGGACAGTGAAGAAAAAAGGTGGAATGCTATGCACCATCCTTTTACTTCGCCAAAAGAAGAAGATTTTGCGCTATTAGATGATACTTCAAAAGGTGCTGACCTTAGAGCAAGAGCATATGATGTTGTTTTAAATGGTGTTGAGCTTGGCGGCGGTTCAATAAGAATACACCGTAAAGAAATACAAGAAAAAATGTTTTCATTAATAAATACAACCCCACAGCAAGCTAAAGAAAAGTTTGGTTTCTTGCTTGATGCTCTAAGTTATGGTGCGCCTCCTCACGGCGGTATAGCACTTGGCTTAGACCGCCTTTGTGCCTTAATTGCGGGAGAAGAATCAATTAGAGAAGTTATTGCGTTTCCAAAAACGCAAAAGGGTTCTTGCCCACTCTCGGGCGCTCCAGCTTTAGTAAGCGAAAAGCAGCTTAAAGAGTTAGGCATAAAGCCCGTATCAATAATTAAAAATAATGGAAGTTAA
- the ybeY gene encoding rRNA maturation RNase YbeY: MFANFPKEHLKILRFASVLAVNACGIKANDICFVLVDDKKIKSLNKKYIKSNKITDVISFSYNTEAIEGDIYIASGRSKKQAQWQAHSWRNELIYLVLHGVLHLAGYTDYSPSQKKKMFTLQDKLFAKIVK; encoded by the coding sequence TTGTTTGCTAACTTCCCAAAAGAGCATCTAAAAATATTGCGTTTTGCATCAGTGCTTGCGGTAAATGCCTGCGGTATAAAAGCAAACGATATTTGTTTTGTGCTTGTAGATGACAAAAAAATAAAATCACTCAATAAAAAATACATCAAATCAAACAAAATAACGGATGTAATTTCTTTTTCTTATAATACAGAGGCAATAGAAGGTGATATTTACATAGCAAGTGGCAGGTCAAAAAAACAAGCACAGTGGCAAGCTCACAGCTGGCGCAATGAACTAATTTATTTGGTGTTGCATGGTGTATTGCACCTTGCGGGTTACACCGATTATTCACCAAGCCAAAAGAAAAAAATGTTTACATTACAAGACAAACTCTTCGCAAAAATAGTAAAATAA
- the recO gene encoding DNA repair protein RecO: MYYNINALVLNTKTAAEADKHAVLYTAELGKISAIFPGAKKIKAKFAAASEPITQSRLMVYMARPNARPKVTAAKISNGFLTLRLNWKNFAAAQACSELLDALTPYDSQNEQKYELLLRAWTLLETAQNPWRIFSSFALRFLKLSGYNFVEFIKTGNLKMNNHEFNAICTMATKCGQDIDCLIDIDISLENKVLEHIDRYLEFHVSRRLSYRMFANL, from the coding sequence ATGTATTATAATATAAACGCATTGGTTTTAAATACAAAAACTGCCGCAGAGGCCGACAAGCACGCAGTACTTTATACAGCCGAACTTGGTAAAATATCCGCCATTTTCCCGGGTGCAAAGAAAATAAAAGCAAAGTTTGCTGCTGCAAGTGAGCCGATAACCCAAAGTCGCCTTATGGTTTATATGGCAAGGCCAAATGCAAGGCCAAAAGTTACAGCGGCAAAAATATCAAATGGGTTTTTAACTTTGCGCTTAAACTGGAAAAACTTTGCAGCCGCGCAGGCGTGCAGTGAGTTATTAGACGCATTAACACCGTACGATTCTCAAAACGAACAAAAATATGAACTGCTATTGCGTGCATGGACGCTTTTAGAAACCGCGCAAAACCCATGGAGAATATTTTCTTCATTCGCATTAAGGTTTTTAAAGCTATCGGGTTATAACTTTGTAGAGTTTATTAAAACTGGCAACTTAAAAATGAATAATCATGAGTTCAATGCTATTTGTACAATGGCAACTAAGTGCGGGCAAGATATAGATTGTTTGATAGATATTGATATATCGCTTGAGAACAAGGTTTTAGAGCACATAGATAGATATCTTGAGTTTCATGTATCGCGTCGTTTATCTTATAGAATGTTTGCAAACTTGTAA
- a CDS encoding PhoH family protein: protein MVTKKIYLKSSAQAISLMGQQDENIRKIERDFGVQIFVRQSAQSGEFSLVVRGPDKKVERALGELDEMRNQNETLPNSILGNKKNTAVSCNTKEEIFITFQGRKILPRSNNQKKYVDAIASYDMVFGIGPAGSGKTYLAVACALRALAVGSVSRIVLTKPVVEAGERLGFLPGDLYDKINPYLKPLYDAFLSMIGSERFRFYREEETVEIVPLAYMRGRTLDNAFLILDEAQNTTLEQMKMFLTRMGTGSKIIVTGDITQIDLENKNNCGLVEAQKLFSKINDIKFIHFQQDDIVRHPLVKKIIMAYGSDNKNIGGKNVQ, encoded by the coding sequence GTGGTTACCAAAAAAATATATCTTAAAAGTTCTGCTCAGGCAATCTCACTTATGGGTCAGCAGGATGAAAATATCAGAAAGATAGAACGAGATTTTGGTGTGCAGATTTTTGTGCGCCAGAGCGCTCAGAGCGGAGAATTTTCACTTGTTGTTCGCGGTCCCGATAAAAAAGTTGAAAGAGCTCTTGGTGAGTTAGACGAAATGCGCAATCAAAATGAAACCTTGCCAAATAGTATTTTAGGCAATAAAAAAAATACCGCGGTTTCTTGCAACACCAAAGAAGAAATATTTATAACCTTCCAAGGCAGAAAAATACTACCCAGAAGTAATAATCAAAAAAAATATGTAGATGCAATAGCTTCTTATGATATGGTTTTTGGCATTGGTCCGGCCGGAAGCGGTAAAACCTATCTTGCGGTTGCCTGTGCGTTAAGGGCACTTGCAGTCGGAAGTGTTTCGCGCATTGTGCTTACAAAGCCTGTGGTGGAAGCCGGGGAACGGCTTGGGTTTTTGCCGGGTGATTTGTACGATAAAATCAACCCTTATTTAAAACCGCTTTACGATGCTTTTCTTTCAATGATTGGCAGTGAACGGTTTAGGTTTTACAGGGAAGAAGAAACCGTAGAGATAGTACCGCTTGCCTATATGCGCGGGCGGACATTAGATAACGCCTTTCTTATTTTAGATGAGGCACAAAACACCACTTTAGAACAAATGAAAATGTTTTTAACCAGAATGGGCACTGGCAGCAAAATAATAGTTACCGGCGATATAACCCAAATAGATTTAGAGAACAAAAACAATTGCGGCCTTGTTGAAGCGCAAAAATTATTTTCTAAAATTAACGATATAAAGTTTATACATTTCCAACAAGATGATATTGTGCGCCACCCGTTAGTTAAAAAAATAATTATGGCTTATGGGTCAGATAACAAAAATATAGGCGGTAAAAATGTTCAATAA
- a CDS encoding hemolysin family protein, translated as MLSPLISVLIFVFLLFLFAASAFWSAAETALASLSKYRIKKLIALNKILAGPLSQWLKSPYYILTTVLVGNTVNDLVLSYMATILAINMLLSVSGGLKREVLEFFVWLLVTFLLLIIGEIAPKIYGRRNPEKVTLSVLPVLARLVALFRPVFDPLIACARKFFPKLNIMPFSKFNFLSIEEIRGLIKQTDTTKALGNEASTMLDRALLLGDMAVAVIMTPLEKIESVKADLPEERFIDLVVETGRSRIPVYKGTPDKIIGFIHSKDMLAECRLNKKGSCIDELLRPPYFITAEKKVYDLLNDFQTGKTHIAFVKDVFGVVCGMVTLEDVLEEIVGDILDEAELGRRNSGNTAVSKN; from the coding sequence ATGCTTTCACCTTTAATTTCAGTTCTTATCTTTGTTTTTCTGCTTTTTCTTTTTGCGGCGTCTGCTTTTTGGTCGGCTGCGGAAACGGCGCTTGCAAGCTTATCAAAGTACAGAATAAAAAAACTCATCGCCTTAAATAAAATCCTTGCAGGCCCATTAAGCCAGTGGCTAAAATCACCCTATTACATACTTACAACTGTTCTTGTGGGTAATACGGTAAATGACCTGGTGCTTAGCTATATGGCAACAATTCTTGCCATCAATATGCTTCTTTCTGTTTCAGGTGGTCTAAAACGCGAGGTGTTAGAGTTTTTTGTTTGGCTTTTGGTAACATTTTTACTTTTGATTATTGGCGAAATAGCTCCAAAAATATATGGGCGCAGAAACCCCGAAAAAGTTACACTCTCTGTTTTGCCGGTGCTTGCAAGGTTAGTAGCATTATTTAGACCGGTGTTTGACCCACTAATAGCTTGTGCAAGAAAGTTCTTTCCTAAGTTAAACATAATGCCATTTAGCAAGTTTAATTTTTTAAGTATTGAAGAGATAAGAGGGTTGATAAAACAGACAGATACAACAAAAGCATTAGGCAATGAAGCAAGCACGATGTTAGATAGAGCACTATTGCTTGGTGATATGGCGGTAGCTGTTATAATGACACCATTGGAAAAAATTGAGTCGGTAAAGGCAGATCTGCCGGAAGAGCGGTTTATAGATTTAGTTGTAGAAACAGGCAGGAGCAGGATACCTGTTTATAAAGGAACACCTGATAAAATAATTGGTTTTATACACTCAAAAGATATGCTCGCAGAGTGTCGCTTAAACAAAAAAGGCAGTTGTATAGATGAGCTTTTGCGCCCGCCATATTTTATCACAGCAGAAAAAAAAGTTTACGACCTGCTTAATGACTTTCAAACCGGCAAAACTCATATTGCTTTTGTAAAAGATGTTTTTGGCGTTGTTTGCGGTATGGTTACACTTGAAGATGTTTTAGAAGAGATAGTTGGCGACATATTAGATGAAGCTGAGTTGGGGAGAAGAAACAGTGGAAATACTGCTGTTAGTAAAAATTAA